CAAAACTGACCCCGCTCAACTTCAATTCACCTACCTCTCCCACGGAAAACCCGCACTCAAGACCCCCCAAACCGATCCCCCTGTTGAATTCAATCTCTCTCACTCCGAAAGAATGGCATTGTACGCCATTACCCAAGGACGCATCCTCGGTATCGATCTTGAATATCTTCGCCCAATTCCCAAAGTCGAACAACTCGCCCAACGCTTCTTTTCTCCCCGCGAATCGGCAATTTTGAACGCTCTACCCCTGCAACAGCAGCAATTTACCTTTTTCCAAGCTTGGACGTGCAAGGAAGCTTTTCTCAAGGCGACAGGTCAAGGATTGGGGGGTTTATCGGAGGTGGAAGTTTCTTTAATCCCTGGCGAACCCCCTGCGTTTGTCACTCTCCCGGAATCCCTTGAGGATTGGTCGCTGTATCCTTACAGGATTGACGGGGAGACGGGGGGACGGGGAGACG
This genomic stretch from Lusitaniella coriacea LEGE 07157 harbors:
- a CDS encoding 4'-phosphopantetheinyl transferase family protein; its protein translation is MYDTPLTARPFANLERLKTEIHIWQADLNRAIASLNSLNALLSDDEQARAERFHFERHRQYFIAGRGLLRAILGLYLKTDPAQLQFTYLSHGKPALKTPQTDPPVEFNLSHSERMALYAITQGRILGIDLEYLRPIPKVEQLAQRFFSPRESAILNALPLQQQQFTFFQAWTCKEAFLKATGQGLGGLSEVEVSLIPGEPPAFVTLPESLEDWSLYPYRIDGETGGRGD